In one window of Tumebacillus algifaecis DNA:
- a CDS encoding baseplate J/gp47 family protein, whose translation MLPPRIDERTLQDLVTRMREMVPYYTPEWRFSPSDPDAGAALFFIFAEMYLQNVERLNRVPMKNLIAFLNLTGLAQLPASPATGYVTFSVSEGTPKPVLIPAGTELLAEAIDGGDAIPFETAAPLLVTPARLVETMLTSTDQDCILRLTPSPDQPARLFDFSHGINLQSHCLYLGHRDLFIATQPAVIELDFFRSAARNIEKTYGEKLADPSALEWSYLSPHGWEPFDEVTAKGNRLLLTKNKVCEIALRELQGVENRWIRCRLKPHMLEKVSPQKQPLLIDALHVKTNYLDANRTGGIEPELLFYNDIQVDPAACYPFGEHFAPFALFYIGSQEVFSKKDSVVTLSFKLKSVQHRLLPEEEQKINWKMIMKETDFDKPQVYETSVLHVIWEYWNGNSWVRLFHNQEYEEIFYRPNDAGSDKVMQFTCPTDMAETMVNGHDARWIRARVLQVENLYTNNPVYLSPKMENVRLRYSYFPDAGFSVERCLTENNMEVIDHTATLAQSSNLFAPFARLDATYPAFYMGFDQAPRKGPIQMYFSIKGQPVTASELPLIEWEYLRHGPAGPEWVALKTIDETLGFTRSGTVQFVGPSDFIRSNRFTRELYWVRALNRDGQFERKTTGHHHRPYLAGIQPNTTKVIQQQTIRREVPKKIRVSDTEVRFQLENAPVFSEEVWVDETGKLSELDLDALLADEARATEVIRDSGGMILQLWVKYDPVEHFDQSESNDRHYHLDRSTGSLRFGDGVHGKALPNDGPEPVMVHYKKIAGKRGNVEAGRINALQQSIAFVQEVVNIEPTGGGSDIEPLKTTLQRGPQTVRHRDRAITALDYEWLARQAYHDIAKVKCLPGFNAKMQRENGCITLAVLASGGENGRPFFPQLKRRVEEYLQERSANTIATASRIAVIEPVYLEISIFAQLVVTSMDQIVPAEISAVQKLDRFLDPYNGNYDGKGWEIGQQIHSSVFYGLLKGVQGVNHVKKLSLTVHKVEDRTRTELTLDQAIRIQHGIVINGKHQIEVDLL comes from the coding sequence ATGCTGCCACCCAGAATTGACGAACGCACCTTGCAAGATTTAGTCACGCGCATGAGAGAAATGGTTCCATACTACACGCCGGAATGGAGATTCTCCCCAAGCGACCCGGATGCGGGTGCAGCTTTGTTTTTCATCTTTGCTGAGATGTATCTGCAAAACGTGGAGCGCTTAAACCGCGTTCCAATGAAAAATTTGATCGCCTTTCTCAACCTGACCGGATTGGCCCAACTTCCGGCAAGTCCGGCGACCGGATATGTCACCTTTTCGGTCAGTGAAGGAACGCCCAAGCCGGTCCTAATCCCTGCTGGCACCGAACTGTTGGCAGAAGCGATCGATGGCGGCGACGCGATCCCGTTCGAAACGGCTGCTCCGCTGCTCGTCACGCCAGCCCGTCTGGTCGAGACGATGCTTACCTCGACCGACCAAGACTGTATCTTGCGTTTGACACCAAGCCCTGATCAACCTGCGCGGCTGTTCGACTTTTCGCACGGGATAAATCTCCAGTCGCACTGCCTCTATCTCGGGCATCGCGATCTGTTTATTGCCACTCAGCCTGCCGTGATCGAGCTTGATTTCTTCCGCTCGGCTGCGCGCAATATCGAAAAGACATACGGCGAAAAGCTCGCCGATCCGAGCGCTTTGGAATGGTCCTATCTCAGCCCCCACGGTTGGGAGCCGTTTGATGAAGTGACCGCCAAAGGCAACCGTCTTTTGCTCACGAAAAACAAAGTCTGCGAGATCGCCCTTCGCGAACTGCAAGGCGTGGAGAACCGCTGGATACGCTGTAGACTGAAACCGCATATGCTAGAGAAAGTTTCACCACAAAAGCAACCGCTTTTGATCGATGCGCTCCATGTGAAGACCAACTACCTCGACGCTAACCGCACAGGCGGGATTGAGCCCGAATTGCTTTTTTACAACGACATCCAGGTCGATCCGGCCGCTTGCTATCCTTTTGGTGAGCACTTCGCTCCGTTTGCCTTATTCTATATCGGCAGTCAGGAAGTGTTCTCCAAGAAAGACAGCGTGGTCACGTTGTCTTTCAAACTCAAGTCGGTGCAGCACCGTCTGCTCCCAGAAGAGGAGCAGAAGATCAATTGGAAGATGATCATGAAAGAGACCGACTTCGACAAGCCCCAAGTGTACGAGACTTCGGTGCTACACGTCATCTGGGAATATTGGAATGGCAACAGCTGGGTTCGACTTTTTCATAATCAGGAATACGAAGAGATCTTTTACCGACCGAATGATGCGGGCAGCGACAAGGTGATGCAGTTCACCTGCCCGACCGATATGGCCGAAACGATGGTTAACGGTCATGATGCGCGCTGGATTCGAGCCCGCGTCTTGCAGGTGGAAAATTTGTACACAAACAATCCGGTTTACCTTTCGCCCAAAATGGAAAACGTTCGCCTTCGGTACAGCTACTTCCCGGATGCAGGTTTTTCGGTCGAACGCTGTTTGACCGAAAACAACATGGAAGTGATTGACCACACCGCTACGTTGGCACAAAGCAGTAACTTGTTCGCGCCCTTTGCCAGGCTGGATGCCACTTATCCCGCGTTTTACATGGGTTTCGACCAAGCGCCGCGCAAAGGCCCGATCCAGATGTACTTCTCGATCAAAGGTCAGCCGGTCACTGCGTCCGAACTGCCGCTGATCGAGTGGGAGTATTTGCGCCATGGCCCAGCGGGACCGGAGTGGGTGGCGTTAAAAACGATCGATGAGACGCTCGGTTTCACTCGCAGCGGCACGGTCCAGTTTGTCGGGCCGTCCGATTTTATCCGTAGCAACCGTTTCACCCGCGAGCTGTACTGGGTTCGCGCGCTGAATCGGGATGGGCAATTTGAACGGAAAACAACCGGACATCACCACCGTCCGTACTTGGCTGGCATCCAGCCGAACACGACAAAAGTGATCCAACAGCAAACGATCCGCCGTGAAGTGCCGAAAAAAATACGCGTAAGTGACACCGAAGTCCGCTTCCAATTGGAGAACGCTCCTGTCTTCTCTGAAGAAGTCTGGGTGGATGAGACGGGGAAACTGAGCGAGCTTGACCTCGATGCTCTGCTTGCTGATGAGGCTAGAGCAACCGAAGTGATACGCGATTCGGGGGGTATGATTTTACAACTGTGGGTCAAATACGACCCTGTCGAACATTTTGACCAGTCCGAGTCGAACGATCGCCATTATCACTTGGATCGCTCGACAGGATCGCTTCGCTTCGGAGATGGCGTGCATGGCAAAGCGTTGCCGAATGACGGTCCGGAACCGGTGATGGTGCATTACAAAAAAATTGCCGGCAAGCGCGGCAATGTGGAGGCCGGAAGGATCAATGCGCTGCAACAGTCGATCGCCTTTGTGCAAGAGGTGGTCAACATCGAGCCGACAGGGGGCGGAAGCGACATTGAACCGCTGAAAACCACCTTGCAGCGCGGCCCGCAGACGGTGCGCCACCGCGACCGTGCGATCACCGCTCTCGATTATGAGTGGCTGGCTCGTCAAGCGTACCACGATATTGCGAAAGTCAAATGCTTGCCCGGATTTAACGCCAAGATGCAGCGGGAGAACGGCTGTATTACGTTGGCCGTGCTGGCCAGCGGCGGAGAAAATGGCAGACCGTTTTTCCCGCAGTTGAAACGGCGAGTCGAAGAATACTTGCAAGAGCGTTCCGCAAATACGATCGCCACGGCCAGTCGCATCGCTGTGATTGAGCCTGTTTACTTGGAGATTTCGATCTTTGCCCAACTTGTTGTCACGTCGATGGATCAGATCGTCCCGGCCGAAATATCGGCTGTGCAAAAGCTCGATCGTTTTCTCGATCCTTACAATGGAAACTATGACGGGAAGGGTTGGGAGATCGGTCAGCAGATACACTCTTCCGTCTTTTACGGGTTGCTCAAAGGCGTGCAAGGCGTCAACCATGTTAAAAAGCTTTCACTGACCGTGCACAAAGTCGAAGATCGTACCCGCACCGAACTGACGCTGGACCAAGCGATACGCATCCAGCACGGCATTGTGATCAACGGCAAGCACCAGATTGAAGTCGATCTGCTGTAA
- a CDS encoding GPW/gp25 family protein has protein sequence MGKSFLGRGWKFPIEVDPTTGRIAMSEHEDDIAEAIRIILWTAKGERVMRPDFGCAIHNYIFETTDPTTISLMEAAVSDAITAWEPRVHEIDVKISLDDNEAGKLHISVSYVVRTTNNLYNQVYPFYMHEGTK, from the coding sequence ATGGGCAAAAGTTTTTTAGGGCGCGGCTGGAAATTTCCAATCGAAGTAGACCCGACCACCGGGCGGATCGCCATGTCCGAACATGAAGACGACATCGCCGAAGCGATCCGGATCATCCTCTGGACGGCAAAAGGCGAGCGGGTGATGCGGCCCGATTTTGGCTGTGCCATTCACAACTACATTTTTGAAACGACCGATCCGACCACAATTTCGCTGATGGAGGCGGCCGTTTCCGATGCGATCACCGCATGGGAACCGCGGGTGCACGAAATCGATGTGAAAATCAGTCTTGACGACAACGAAGCGGGCAAACTGCACATCAGCGTCTCCTACGTGGTGCGCACCACCAACAACCTGTACAACCAGGTCTACCCGTTCTATATGCATGAAGGTACCAAATAA
- a CDS encoding phage baseplate assembly protein V, protein MIYSWTQAPSNQEARNYIHGVVRALVTDNKDPENLGRVKLKIPIREGEEVSEWAYIASLMAGKERGTVFVPEVDDEVLVAFHNGDMAEPYVIGALWNPKDLPPKYDAEKNNLRRIVTRSGHEITFDDNGQEGKIEIKTSKKHQVVLDDKADTLTIADGNSKNSIVINGGTPAISRLKVLAGPKPPSP, encoded by the coding sequence ATGATCTATTCGTGGACACAAGCTCCTTCCAATCAGGAAGCGCGCAACTACATTCACGGCGTGGTGCGCGCACTTGTTACTGACAACAAAGACCCGGAGAATCTCGGGCGTGTCAAACTGAAAATCCCCATTCGCGAAGGTGAAGAAGTCAGCGAATGGGCCTACATCGCCAGTTTGATGGCAGGCAAAGAGCGCGGTACTGTATTCGTTCCGGAGGTAGACGACGAAGTTCTGGTTGCGTTTCATAACGGTGATATGGCCGAACCGTATGTGATCGGCGCCCTGTGGAATCCAAAAGATTTACCGCCGAAATACGATGCGGAGAAAAACAACCTGCGTCGCATCGTCACCCGTTCAGGACATGAAATCACGTTTGACGACAACGGCCAAGAAGGCAAAATCGAGATCAAAACATCGAAGAAGCACCAAGTGGTCCTCGATGATAAGGCGGATACGCTTACGATCGCAGACGGGAACAGCAAAAATTCGATCGTCATCAACGGGGGGACTCCGGCAATATCACGATTAAAAGTTCTGGCGGGGCCAAAGCCACCATCACCTTGA
- a CDS encoding phage late control D family protein, protein MSPTIKLDTQTYEFDQLEKKYGNFFAPAFLIDIGGKDIVKQGAAVSNVSVTQSVDKANNFSFTINNAYNWVSREFDWQDTFVLGKPVEIKMGYVDKLETLFYGIITNVSYSYPSGSTPTMTITGMDYSYVMMKGKGEKTANSWEKKANSDVVKEIVQKYALSVSKIESTTKVKNKIDRQGQDDYNFIKKLAAEDYYEFFVLGKDVYFRKPYQNKTPIVTLVFGKNLRSFSTSMKLDHQIKKFIVNGYDPKEKKPLQAESKPIKPINSNTATGEDLLSKFADNNKVQYTHTNLADLSELQTIADAQALEASMKLITGNGDSIGLPELIAGRFLKLTGVGARFSQPMYLRSVTHKIGRDGYLTTFEVAGNAV, encoded by the coding sequence ATGTCGCCGACCATCAAGCTCGACACCCAGACCTACGAATTTGACCAGCTCGAAAAAAAGTATGGCAACTTCTTCGCTCCCGCCTTTCTGATCGACATAGGCGGCAAAGATATCGTCAAGCAAGGAGCGGCCGTTTCGAACGTCTCCGTCACCCAAAGCGTCGACAAAGCGAACAATTTTTCGTTTACGATCAACAATGCATACAACTGGGTCTCTCGCGAATTTGACTGGCAAGACACGTTCGTGCTCGGCAAACCGGTCGAGATCAAAATGGGCTATGTTGATAAACTGGAGACGCTTTTCTATGGCATTATCACAAACGTTTCGTATAGCTATCCGTCTGGCTCTACACCGACGATGACGATCACGGGCATGGACTATTCCTACGTGATGATGAAAGGCAAAGGCGAGAAAACGGCCAACTCTTGGGAGAAAAAAGCGAACAGCGACGTTGTCAAAGAGATCGTCCAAAAGTACGCGCTGTCCGTCTCCAAGATCGAATCGACCACCAAAGTCAAAAATAAAATCGACCGTCAGGGTCAAGACGACTACAATTTCATCAAAAAGCTGGCCGCGGAAGACTACTATGAATTTTTCGTCCTTGGCAAAGACGTCTATTTCCGCAAGCCGTACCAAAACAAAACGCCGATCGTCACCCTCGTCTTCGGCAAAAACCTGCGCTCGTTTTCAACCTCGATGAAACTTGACCATCAAATCAAAAAGTTTATCGTCAACGGTTACGACCCAAAGGAGAAAAAGCCGCTGCAAGCAGAATCGAAACCGATCAAACCGATCAACTCGAACACAGCGACCGGAGAGGACTTGCTCAGCAAATTCGCAGACAATAACAAAGTGCAATACACGCACACCAACTTGGCCGACCTGAGCGAATTGCAAACGATCGCCGACGCCCAAGCGTTAGAAGCGTCGATGAAATTGATCACAGGCAACGGCGATTCGATCGGACTCCCGGAGTTGATCGCCGGACGTTTTCTCAAATTGACAGGGGTTGGCGCACGATTCAGCCAACCGATGTACCTGCGCAGCGTCACTCACAAAATCGGCCGAGACGGCTATCTCACCACATTTGAAGTAGCGGGGAATGCAGTATGA
- a CDS encoding CIS tube protein has protein sequence MTTKAVIEVLNGGKKGTQIKVLFNPNNYSLDHSNQFAWHTVPGLSMPIAQFVSGQTPSLSMELFLDCYGEDANADVRNYTRQIAGLLDVDKDLHAPPLVKFVWGSLKFQGIIEKLTQKFTMFSNKGNPVRATLNVTFKAVQGIKEQFQEIPRQSADRTKQKLLRQGDALWMIANDEYEDPSKWREIANANGIDNPKKLEAGRTLTIPRLE, from the coding sequence ATGACAACCAAAGCAGTGATCGAAGTATTAAATGGCGGTAAAAAAGGCACACAGATCAAAGTCCTGTTCAACCCCAACAACTACTCGCTCGACCACAGCAACCAATTTGCTTGGCACACCGTCCCCGGCCTTTCCATGCCGATCGCCCAGTTCGTCTCCGGTCAAACGCCGTCACTGTCGATGGAACTGTTCCTCGACTGCTATGGCGAAGATGCGAATGCAGACGTCCGCAATTATACGCGGCAGATCGCGGGCTTGCTCGACGTTGACAAAGACTTGCACGCACCGCCACTCGTCAAATTCGTTTGGGGTTCGCTCAAATTTCAAGGCATCATCGAAAAGCTCACCCAAAAATTCACCATGTTCTCTAACAAAGGCAACCCGGTCCGCGCTACTCTAAACGTCACGTTTAAAGCGGTTCAGGGGATCAAAGAACAATTTCAGGAGATCCCGCGCCAATCGGCAGACCGCACCAAACAAAAGTTGCTCCGTCAAGGGGACGCACTCTGGATGATCGCCAACGACGAATATGAAGATCCCAGCAAGTGGCGGGAAATTGCTAACGCCAACGGGATCGACAACCCGAAAAAGCTCGAAGCAGGACGCACTTTGACCATACCGCGATTGGAGTGA